One Cynocephalus volans isolate mCynVol1 chromosome 7, mCynVol1.pri, whole genome shotgun sequence genomic region harbors:
- the GJB6 gene encoding gap junction beta-6 protein — translation MNWDTLHTFLGGVNKHSTSIGKVWITVIFIFRVMILVVAAQEVWGDEQEDFVCNTLQPGCKNVCYDHFFPVSHIRLWALQLIFVSTPALLVAMHVAYYRHETARKFRRGEKRNEFKDIEDIKKQKVRIEGSLWWTYTSSIFFRIIFEASFMYVFYFLYNGYHLPWVLKCGIDPCPNLVDCFISRPTEKTVFTVFMISASVICMLLNVAELCYLLLKVCFRRSKRAQMQRNHPNHALKESKQNEMNELISDSGQNATTGFPG, via the coding sequence ATGAACTGGGACACTCTGCACACTTTCCTTGGGGGTGTGAACAAGCACTCCACCAGCATCGGGAAGGTGTGGATCACGGTCATCTTTATCTTTCGGGTCATGATCCTCGTGGTGGCAGCCCAGGAAGTGTGGGGTGATGAACAGGAAGACTTCGTCTGCAACACTCTGCAACCTGGGTGCAAAAATGTGTGCTACGACCACTTTTTCCCGGTGTCTCACATCCGGCTGTGGGCCCTGCAGCTGATCTTCGTCTCCACACCTGCACTGCTAGTGGCCATGCACGTGGCCTACTACAGGCATGAAACTGCCCGCAAGTTCAGGCGTGGAGAGAAGAGGAATGAATTCAAAGACATTGAGGACATTAAAAAGCAGAAGGTTCGGATAGAGGGGTCTCTGTGGTGGACGTACACCAGCAGCATCTTTTTCCGTATCATCTTTGAAGCATCCTTCATGTACGTGTTTTACTTCCTTTACAATGGGTACCACCTGCCCTGGGTGCTGAAATGTGGGATTGACCCCTGCCCCAATCTTGTTGACTGCTTTATTTCCAGACCAACTGAGAAAACCGTGTTTACTGTTTTTATGATTTCTGCATCTGTGATTTGCATGCTGCTTAATGTGGCTGAGTTGTGCTACCTGCTGCTGAAAGTATGTTTTAGGAGATCAAAAAGGGCACAGATGCAAAGAAATCACCCCAACCATGCCCTGAAAGAGAGTAAGCAGAACGAAATGAATGAGCTGATTTCAGACAGTGGGCAAAATGCAACCACAGGCTTTCCAGGTTAA